In one window of Streptomyces sp. FXJ1.172 DNA:
- a CDS encoding maleylacetate reductase and hydroxyquinol 1,2-dioxygenase domain-containing protein — MRTFVYTSHPSRVVFGAGTVGRLAEEVERLGCSRVLLLSGGHLAAASARARHALGGLLAAEFDGAAMHTPVEVTEQALEVVRESGVDGIVAVGGGSTTGLSKALALRTGLPQVILPTTYAGSEVTPVLGETRDGRKVTRSSPEILPETVVYDVDFTLSLPVSLTVTSGVNALAHAVEALYSEEANPVTDQQALDAVSRIARALPRLAADPADVDARADLLHAAWLAGTCLATVGMGLHHKLCHTLGGSFGLPHAETHTVVLPHAMAYNAPAVPGVMRRIADALGVPDAPGGVYDLIASLGGPTSLRALGMPESGLARAAELATSTPYPNPRELTTDGIAELLAGAWRGRRPEGPPATETELARLTEQVVASFAQAPDPRVRTLLSDLVRHLHTFVATNDVTQAEWQYAIDFLTRTGEICSPSRQEFVLLSDTLGVSSAVDLLTNSRTPHTTPSAVLGPFYVEGPPDTPHGGDISGELPGIPLWVDVRITDTAGEPVEDAVVDVWQSNEDGFYDVQLPDLEGPVLRGRLRTGIEGRLTFWSILPSEYPIPEDGPVGQLLKASGRHPFRAPHLHFMVDAPGHRRLITQLFVSGGAYLDSDTVFGVKDDLVVDFEPQTGPTPDGRPVDGEWRRLTYTFRLAPLAG, encoded by the coding sequence ATGCGGACGTTCGTCTACACATCCCACCCCTCCCGGGTGGTCTTCGGCGCCGGCACGGTCGGGCGCCTTGCCGAGGAGGTCGAGCGGCTCGGCTGCTCCCGGGTGCTGCTGCTGTCCGGCGGGCACCTCGCGGCGGCCTCCGCGCGGGCCCGTCACGCGCTCGGGGGCCTGCTGGCGGCGGAGTTCGACGGCGCGGCCATGCACACCCCGGTGGAGGTGACGGAACAGGCTCTCGAGGTCGTCAGGGAGTCCGGCGTGGACGGCATCGTCGCCGTCGGGGGCGGCTCGACCACGGGCCTGTCGAAGGCGCTGGCCCTGCGCACGGGGCTGCCGCAGGTGATCCTGCCGACCACGTACGCCGGCTCGGAAGTGACCCCCGTCCTGGGCGAGACCCGGGACGGACGCAAGGTCACCCGGTCGTCTCCGGAGATCCTGCCCGAGACGGTCGTCTACGACGTCGACTTCACCCTCTCCCTGCCGGTGTCCCTGACGGTGACGAGCGGCGTCAACGCGCTCGCCCACGCTGTCGAGGCCCTGTACTCCGAGGAGGCGAACCCGGTCACCGATCAACAGGCCCTCGACGCGGTCTCCCGCATCGCCCGGGCGCTGCCCCGCCTCGCCGCCGACCCGGCCGACGTGGACGCGCGCGCCGACCTGCTGCACGCGGCCTGGCTCGCCGGGACCTGTCTCGCCACGGTGGGCATGGGCCTGCACCACAAGCTGTGCCACACCCTCGGCGGGAGCTTCGGTCTCCCGCACGCCGAGACGCACACCGTCGTGCTGCCGCACGCCATGGCCTACAACGCGCCCGCGGTGCCCGGTGTGATGCGCCGTATCGCCGACGCCCTGGGCGTGCCCGACGCCCCCGGCGGGGTGTACGACCTGATCGCCTCCCTGGGCGGTCCCACCTCGCTGCGCGCCCTGGGCATGCCGGAGTCCGGCCTCGCCCGCGCGGCCGAGCTGGCCACCTCGACGCCGTACCCGAACCCGCGCGAGCTGACCACCGACGGCATCGCGGAGCTGCTGGCCGGCGCCTGGCGCGGGCGCCGGCCCGAAGGTCCCCCTGCCACGGAGACCGAGCTGGCCCGTCTCACCGAACAGGTCGTGGCCAGCTTCGCGCAGGCGCCCGACCCGCGCGTGCGCACCTTGCTGAGCGACCTGGTCCGGCATCTGCACACCTTCGTCGCGACCAACGACGTCACCCAGGCCGAATGGCAGTACGCCATCGACTTCCTCACCCGCACCGGAGAGATCTGCAGCCCGTCCCGGCAGGAGTTCGTGCTGCTGTCGGACACGCTCGGCGTCTCCAGCGCCGTGGATCTGCTCACCAACTCCCGTACGCCGCACACCACTCCGTCCGCGGTGCTCGGTCCCTTCTACGTCGAGGGCCCGCCCGACACCCCGCACGGCGGCGACATCTCCGGAGAGCTGCCCGGCATCCCGCTCTGGGTGGACGTGCGGATCACGGACACCGCCGGTGAACCGGTCGAGGACGCGGTCGTGGACGTGTGGCAGTCCAACGAGGACGGCTTCTACGACGTCCAACTCCCGGATCTGGAGGGGCCGGTGCTGCGTGGGCGACTGCGCACCGGCATCGAGGGCCGGCTCACGTTCTGGTCCATCCTGCCCTCGGAGTACCCGATCCCCGAGGACGGGCCGGTCGGGCAGCTGCTCAAGGCGTCCGGACGCCACCCCTTCCGGGCACCGCACCTCCACTTCATGGTCGACGCGCCCGGTCACCGCCGGCTCATCACGCAGCTGTTCGTGTCCGGCGGCGCCTACCTGGACAGCGACACCGTCTTCGGCGTCAAGGACGACCTGGTCGTCGACTTCGAACCGCAGACCGGCCCCACCCCCGACGGCCGCCCGGTCGACGGCGAATGGCGCCGGCTCACCTACACCTTCCGTCTCGCCCCCCTGGCCGGATGA
- a CDS encoding response regulator transcription factor codes for MKASKILVVEDDPEVRYALADGLAVEGYEVRGVQDGLAALAALADWGPDAVVLDVVMPGLDGLAVCRRLRALGDRTPVLVLTALGSVSERVDGLDAGADDYLVKPFALDELLARIRALLRRTAAAAPEGEAHLSFADLVVDPAARTGRRGVRRIEFSRTEFLLLELLLQHPGQVLPRATIQQRVWGRDFGPESNSLAVYVRYLRRKLEAGGEPRLVHTVHGVGYRLDLP; via the coding sequence GTGAAGGCATCGAAGATCCTGGTGGTGGAGGACGATCCCGAGGTGCGGTACGCCTTGGCGGACGGGCTCGCCGTGGAGGGCTACGAGGTGCGCGGGGTTCAGGACGGCCTGGCAGCATTGGCTGCGCTTGCCGACTGGGGGCCCGACGCCGTCGTGCTTGACGTGGTGATGCCCGGCCTGGACGGGCTGGCGGTCTGCCGCCGGCTCCGTGCCCTGGGCGACCGCACTCCGGTGCTGGTGCTGACGGCCCTGGGCTCGGTGAGCGAGCGCGTGGACGGCCTCGACGCGGGGGCCGACGACTACCTCGTCAAGCCTTTCGCGCTGGACGAGTTGCTGGCACGGATCCGCGCGCTGCTCCGCCGCACCGCCGCCGCCGCGCCAGAAGGGGAGGCACATCTGTCCTTCGCCGACCTCGTGGTGGATCCGGCCGCCAGGACGGGACGGCGCGGTGTGCGCCGCATCGAGTTCAGCCGCACGGAGTTCCTCTTGCTGGAACTGCTGTTGCAGCACCCCGGTCAGGTGCTGCCGCGGGCGACGATCCAGCAGCGCGTGTGGGGTCGCGACTTCGGCCCGGAGTCCAACTCACTGGCCGTATACGTCCGGTATCTGCGGCGGAAGCTGGAAGCCGGCGGTGAACCCCGGCTCGTGCACACGGTGCACGGTGTCGGTTACCGGCTGGACCTGCCATGA
- a CDS encoding sensor histidine kinase, with protein MTGVRRSREPRDTGRHDRWLRRRPLRTRLTMAASVAVAVVVVAVCGAAFLVIRQQLLHQLDLHLTQSARLAAQQYRHEPLGVVQGECRYLAAPACAQLVPVRAGDDPAKPYLLPVGPATREVAAGIRGPYYSRLTLAGHPARMLTTPLGTGRALQVAVRSDTVDQGVRRAAGLLGVVGAIGVVLAGALGSWVARTGLAPVSRLTATAERIATTRDARHRIELPAERAGREDEITRLAASFNTMLDELEKSVTAQRRLVADASHELRTPLTSLRTNAELLVRSAQLTDAQRERAAAALARQLREVTVLVNDLIELAREEEPDPLIEDVRLADVVVHAADAARDHWPDMTFALCVAPQARTSTVAGVPARLSRLLSSLLDNAAKYSPPGLPVEVRLTAPAGHLEVVVRDHGPGIAEEDLPHVFDRFYRARSARALPGSGLGLAMARQIARAHHADLTAEHAPGGGALFRLRIPTQGPGAP; from the coding sequence ATGACGGGGGTGCGACGGAGCCGGGAGCCGCGGGACACCGGCCGACACGATCGGTGGCTGCGACGCCGTCCGCTGCGCACCCGCTTGACCATGGCGGCCTCGGTGGCCGTGGCGGTCGTGGTCGTCGCCGTGTGCGGGGCAGCGTTTCTGGTGATCCGCCAGCAGCTGCTCCACCAGCTCGATCTGCACCTGACCCAGTCCGCCCGGCTGGCCGCCCAGCAGTACCGGCACGAGCCTCTGGGCGTGGTGCAGGGCGAATGCCGCTACCTCGCCGCGCCGGCGTGCGCACAGCTGGTCCCCGTCCGGGCCGGCGACGACCCCGCCAAGCCGTATCTGCTTCCGGTCGGCCCCGCCACCCGTGAGGTCGCCGCCGGGATCCGGGGCCCGTACTACAGCAGGCTGACGTTGGCGGGACACCCCGCTCGCATGCTCACCACTCCGTTGGGCACGGGGCGTGCCCTCCAGGTCGCCGTGCGCTCCGACACGGTCGACCAGGGGGTGCGGCGGGCCGCCGGGCTGCTCGGCGTCGTCGGGGCGATCGGCGTGGTACTGGCCGGTGCCCTCGGCTCCTGGGTCGCGCGTACCGGCCTGGCCCCCGTCAGCCGGCTCACCGCCACGGCCGAACGCATCGCCACCACCCGGGATGCCCGGCACCGCATCGAACTGCCGGCGGAGCGGGCGGGCCGCGAGGACGAGATCACCAGGCTCGCCGCCTCCTTCAACACCATGCTCGACGAGCTGGAGAAGTCCGTCACGGCTCAGCGCCGCCTGGTCGCCGACGCCTCGCACGAACTGCGCACTCCGCTCACCTCGTTGCGCACGAACGCCGAGCTGCTCGTGCGCTCCGCACAGCTCACCGATGCCCAGCGCGAACGCGCGGCCGCCGCGCTGGCCCGGCAGCTGCGCGAGGTCACCGTCCTGGTCAACGACCTGATCGAGCTGGCACGCGAGGAGGAGCCGGACCCACTGATCGAGGACGTACGCCTCGCGGATGTCGTCGTCCACGCCGCCGACGCCGCCCGCGACCACTGGCCGGACATGACCTTCGCCCTCTGCGTCGCCCCACAGGCACGCACCAGCACGGTCGCGGGAGTGCCTGCCCGGCTGTCGCGCCTGCTGTCGAGTCTGCTGGACAACGCGGCGAAGTACAGCCCACCGGGCCTCCCGGTAGAAGTGCGGCTGACCGCTCCGGCGGGGCATCTGGAGGTGGTCGTCCGTGACCACGGTCCAGGGATCGCGGAGGAGGACCTGCCCCATGTCTTCGACCGTTTCTACCGAGCCCGCTCGGCACGGGCCCTGCCGGGTTCCGGCCTCGGGCTGGCCATGGCCCGGCAGATCGCCCGTGCGCACCATGCCGACCTCACGGCCGAGCACGCACCCGGCGGCGGCGCGCTCTTCCGCTTGAGGATCCCGACCCAAGGCCCTGGCGCTCCATGA
- a CDS encoding glycoside hydrolase — translation MKARKLKKTKQKIIALGGAVVVIGAVGTAAAFGTGTDEHRRIEAHGNQLSVPVDGGRAVVDIRSLAVRARADDGRTWQLSASAAGDLGQPGKVSIREGKATWRYGDKGWTVTASAQDGRLAVTVHSARQSSLTWPVSGTDRSTQELQVPRGEGLTIPVADRWWNSASAGLAGTEAAMAGGLTMPFWGTSQSGRHGASYIVPSDIGTTLKVVSDHGRLHTETEHAFSPQQDTENYTVTFALTDGSPVAAARDYRAWLQDQGGITTLRQKIARNPEVARLVGAFHAYTWGQARTAEGVRRLSELGIDRMWLGYDADGNPMSRQATRLAQQAGYLVGPYDSWANAQDPVSADTSVSKWPAPVWQDACVRNTDGTVLTGFGNRGCYVSSEALRRAEPSRHYLADRTRAMTANGAAGYFLDVDAAGELFTDHSPAHPMTQAQDRDNRLQRMAWLSGNRHLVLGSEAAGSWANGVLDFSHGSGTPVDDRLWKLERDRQTWGGYAPYNAPGIFFKPVHLPADVAKAMYDPRYRVPLYQTVLHDSVISTERWELSWSKLPDQSRTRAQLAMLYNVPLNLVLDQSELDQHGEQIAALQRYFAPLHKAAATEPMTDFRWLTNDHLVQRTTFGDGALTVTANFSAAPHGGLPAGCVDATIKGGRAHRLCPAGL, via the coding sequence ATGAAGGCGAGGAAACTCAAGAAGACGAAGCAGAAGATCATTGCCCTGGGCGGTGCGGTCGTGGTGATCGGGGCGGTCGGTACAGCCGCCGCGTTCGGTACGGGTACGGACGAGCACCGGCGCATCGAGGCGCACGGGAACCAGCTCTCCGTGCCGGTCGACGGTGGCCGTGCGGTCGTGGACATCCGTTCGCTGGCGGTGCGGGCTCGGGCGGACGACGGTCGCACCTGGCAGCTTTCGGCGTCGGCCGCCGGCGATCTGGGTCAGCCGGGGAAGGTGTCCATCCGCGAGGGGAAGGCCACCTGGCGCTACGGCGACAAGGGATGGACGGTCACCGCCTCCGCACAGGACGGGCGCCTGGCCGTCACCGTGCACTCCGCTCGGCAGTCCAGCCTGACCTGGCCGGTCTCCGGCACCGACCGGAGCACGCAGGAGCTGCAGGTTCCCCGAGGTGAGGGCCTGACCATCCCGGTCGCCGACCGCTGGTGGAACTCCGCATCCGCAGGCCTGGCCGGAACCGAGGCCGCCATGGCCGGCGGCCTGACCATGCCCTTCTGGGGCACCAGCCAGTCCGGGCGGCACGGAGCCAGCTACATCGTCCCGTCGGACATCGGCACCACCCTCAAGGTCGTCTCCGACCACGGCCGTCTGCACACCGAGACCGAGCACGCGTTCTCGCCACAGCAGGACACGGAGAACTACACGGTGACCTTCGCGCTCACCGACGGCTCCCCGGTGGCCGCGGCACGCGACTACCGCGCCTGGCTCCAGGACCAGGGTGGCATCACCACCTTGCGACAGAAGATCGCCCGCAATCCCGAAGTGGCCAGGCTGGTAGGCGCGTTCCATGCCTACACCTGGGGCCAGGCGCGCACCGCCGAAGGCGTACGCCGCCTTTCGGAACTCGGCATCGACCGCATGTGGCTGGGCTACGACGCCGACGGCAACCCCATGAGCCGGCAGGCCACGCGCCTTGCCCAGCAGGCCGGTTACCTCGTCGGGCCCTACGACTCCTGGGCCAACGCGCAGGATCCGGTATCGGCCGACACCTCGGTGTCCAAGTGGCCCGCCCCCGTATGGCAGGACGCCTGCGTCCGCAACACGGACGGCACCGTCCTCACCGGCTTCGGCAACCGCGGCTGCTACGTCAGCTCCGAGGCCTTGCGGCGCGCCGAGCCCTCCCGGCACTACCTGGCCGACCGCACCCGGGCCATGACCGCCAACGGCGCCGCCGGCTACTTCCTGGACGTCGACGCCGCCGGGGAGCTGTTCACCGACCACTCCCCGGCGCACCCCATGACCCAGGCCCAGGACCGCGACAACCGGCTCCAGCGCATGGCCTGGCTTTCCGGCAACCGGCACCTGGTGCTCGGCTCGGAGGCCGCGGGATCCTGGGCGAACGGGGTGCTGGACTTCAGCCACGGCTCGGGCACCCCGGTCGACGACCGGCTGTGGAAACTGGAGAGGGACCGGCAGACCTGGGGCGGCTACGCGCCCTACAACGCGCCGGGGATCTTCTTCAAGCCCGTCCACCTGCCGGCCGACGTCGCGAAGGCGATGTACGACCCGAGGTACCGGGTGCCGCTCTACCAAACGGTCTTGCACGACTCGGTCATCAGCACCGAACGCTGGGAGCTGTCCTGGTCGAAGCTGCCGGACCAGAGCCGCACGCGTGCCCAGCTCGCGATGCTGTACAACGTGCCGCTCAACCTGGTCCTCGACCAGTCCGAACTGGACCAGCACGGCGAGCAGATCGCCGCGCTGCAGAGGTACTTCGCACCTCTCCACAAGGCGGCGGCAACCGAGCCGATGACCGACTTCCGCTGGCTGACGAACGACCATCTGGTGCAGCGGACCACCTTCGGCGACGGCGCCCTGACCGTGACCGCCAACTTCTCCGCCGCGCCCCACGGGGGACTGCCTGCCGGATGCGTCGACGCGACGATCAAGGGCGGCCGGGCACACCGCTTGTGCCCCGCAGGTCTGTGA
- a CDS encoding TIGR03619 family F420-dependent LLM class oxidoreductase, protein MKLGFALPQFHRQASGVAHAAAFASAVEEAGAASLWVGDRNLAAVDPVVGYGGRGATIPEQLNSAADPFVLLGVAAGATRRVLLGSHVLIAPLYPPVQLARSLTTIDLISGGRLLPGFGVGWSPEEYQAAGLDFTRRGARMDELLDALEALWTTDPAHYEGVQLSVPPHHSPLKPARRPRPPFYLGALSERALGRVARRGDGWLPLCVVPSYVDIDGLIAQRSLLDRLTVQAGRDPEAIDTVLRVNIDAGTRTTQVAETIKRVHERTGIEHFMVDSMYAVDTVDGSLAHARQVLDLVARG, encoded by the coding sequence GTGAAGCTCGGTTTCGCTCTCCCCCAGTTCCACCGGCAGGCCTCCGGCGTGGCTCACGCAGCGGCGTTCGCCTCCGCCGTCGAGGAGGCGGGAGCCGCGAGCCTCTGGGTGGGCGACCGCAACCTCGCCGCGGTCGATCCGGTCGTCGGCTACGGCGGGCGTGGCGCGACCATCCCCGAGCAACTCAACTCCGCCGCGGACCCGTTCGTCCTGCTGGGCGTCGCCGCCGGCGCCACCCGGCGGGTGCTCCTGGGCAGCCACGTGCTCATCGCCCCTCTCTATCCGCCCGTCCAGCTGGCCCGCTCGCTGACCACCATCGATCTGATCAGCGGCGGGCGCCTCCTGCCCGGCTTCGGGGTCGGCTGGTCGCCCGAGGAGTACCAGGCGGCCGGCCTCGACTTCACCCGCCGGGGCGCGCGCATGGACGAACTGCTGGACGCCCTCGAAGCGTTGTGGACGACCGACCCGGCGCACTACGAGGGGGTCCAGCTGTCGGTGCCGCCGCACCACTCACCACTCAAACCGGCCAGGCGGCCACGGCCCCCGTTCTACCTGGGTGCCCTGTCCGAGCGCGCGCTCGGCAGAGTCGCCCGGCGCGGCGACGGATGGCTGCCGCTGTGCGTCGTTCCCAGCTACGTCGACATCGACGGACTGATCGCCCAGCGCTCCCTGCTCGACCGGCTCACCGTGCAGGCCGGCCGGGACCCGGAGGCCATCGACACGGTCCTACGGGTGAACATCGACGCCGGCACCCGCACGACCCAGGTCGCCGAGACCATCAAACGGGTCCACGAGCGGACGGGTATCGAGCACTTCATGGTCGACTCGATGTACGCCGTCGACACCGTCGACGGTTCCCTCGCCCACGCCCGGCAGGTACTTGATCTCGTGGCCCGCGGCTGA
- a CDS encoding NmrA family NAD(P)-binding protein, with protein MRVAVTTPTGNVGRHVVSMLLRAGIRPLVLARDPGRLDAAVRREVEAVAVDQRDRQAVVAATAGVDALFWVDPPSTGDDPLADYELATASVVSAVRANGIERTVFQSSVGAEKRHGAGEIDGLAGTELALDALGATVTHLRCGYFFTNLMLQLDAVRAGAIPVILPLDQALPWVAPRDIAEVAVTRLLSADWSGRRVQAVHGPADLTWPQAAETVSAATGRPLRAERVSDDAMRNLLHASGMSAGLAEAVIGMSTGLRDGFVPEQPRTLRTTTPTTLAAWAYDVLRPAL; from the coding sequence ATGCGCGTAGCAGTCACGACGCCCACCGGAAACGTCGGGCGCCACGTCGTCTCCATGCTCCTGAGAGCCGGGATCCGTCCGCTGGTCCTCGCGCGCGATCCCGGCCGGCTCGATGCTGCCGTCCGGCGCGAGGTCGAGGCGGTCGCGGTGGACCAGCGCGACCGCCAGGCCGTCGTCGCTGCCACCGCCGGGGTCGACGCTCTGTTCTGGGTCGACCCACCGTCGACGGGTGACGATCCGCTCGCGGACTATGAGCTGGCCACGGCGAGCGTGGTGAGCGCCGTCAGGGCGAACGGCATCGAACGGACGGTCTTCCAGAGCAGCGTCGGTGCCGAGAAGCGCCACGGGGCCGGCGAGATCGACGGCCTCGCAGGAACCGAACTGGCCCTCGACGCCCTCGGCGCCACGGTTACGCACCTGCGGTGCGGCTACTTCTTCACCAACCTCATGCTCCAGCTCGATGCGGTCCGGGCGGGCGCGATTCCGGTGATCCTGCCTTTGGACCAGGCCCTTCCCTGGGTCGCGCCACGCGACATCGCGGAGGTCGCCGTGACACGCCTCCTGTCGGCCGACTGGTCCGGACGCCGTGTCCAGGCCGTCCACGGCCCGGCCGACCTCACCTGGCCCCAGGCCGCCGAGACGGTGTCCGCCGCCACCGGCCGCCCGCTGCGTGCCGAGCGTGTCAGCGATGACGCGATGCGGAACCTGCTGCACGCATCCGGGATGTCCGCCGGCCTGGCCGAGGCAGTCATCGGGATGTCGACCGGGCTGAGGGACGGTTTCGTCCCGGAACAGCCGCGAACCCTGCGCACCACCACACCGACCACTCTGGCCGCCTGGGCCTACGACGTCCTCCGCCCCGCACTGTGA
- a CDS encoding HoxN/HupN/NixA family nickel/cobalt transporter, with amino-acid sequence MTLSPGVPETTAAKSFRWRREDTVRTAGLLAVVVALHVVAFGILFLLVVPHHYEVGSKAFGVGLGITAYTLGMRHAFDADHIAAIDNTTRKLMADGQRPVSVGFWFALGHSSVVVALAALVAGGAKLAGTLMNDGSRTHQILGTVGTTVSGGFLYLIAALNLVALFGILRVFSAMRAGQYDETELEAHLDARGFMNRILGRLTKSVRRPGQMFPLGFLFGIGFDTTTEVLLLALAGNGAAAGLPWYAVLCLPLLFAAGMSLFDTLDGTFMNFAYQWAFSNPVRKVFYNLTITGLSIAVAFFVGTIELVGVLHDKLGLSDDVTGWIAGLDLDNVGYVIVGLFVVVWAAAIAYWRLAKVEERWSAGAADAG; translated from the coding sequence ATGACCCTGTCCCCAGGTGTGCCCGAAACCACCGCCGCCAAGTCGTTCCGCTGGCGCCGTGAGGACACCGTCCGAACCGCCGGCCTGCTGGCCGTGGTCGTCGCCCTGCACGTGGTCGCCTTCGGGATCCTCTTCTTGCTCGTGGTCCCTCATCACTACGAGGTCGGCAGCAAGGCGTTCGGGGTCGGCCTGGGCATCACGGCCTACACCCTCGGGATGCGGCACGCCTTCGACGCCGACCACATCGCCGCCATCGACAACACCACCCGCAAGCTGATGGCCGACGGTCAGCGGCCGGTGTCGGTGGGCTTCTGGTTCGCGCTCGGGCACTCCAGCGTGGTGGTCGCACTGGCCGCGCTGGTCGCCGGCGGCGCGAAGCTCGCGGGCACCTTGATGAACGACGGCTCCCGCACCCACCAGATCCTCGGCACGGTGGGCACCACGGTCTCCGGCGGCTTCCTGTACCTCATCGCCGCCCTCAACCTCGTGGCGCTGTTCGGCATCCTCCGCGTCTTCAGCGCCATGCGGGCCGGCCAGTACGACGAGACGGAGCTGGAGGCCCACCTCGACGCGCGCGGATTCATGAACCGCATCCTGGGCCGCCTCACCAAGTCCGTCCGCCGGCCCGGCCAGATGTTCCCGCTCGGCTTCCTGTTCGGCATCGGCTTCGACACCACGACCGAGGTCCTGCTGCTCGCCCTGGCCGGCAACGGCGCCGCCGCCGGCCTGCCCTGGTACGCCGTCCTGTGCCTGCCGCTCCTCTTCGCCGCCGGCATGAGCCTGTTCGACACGCTCGACGGCACGTTCATGAACTTCGCCTACCAGTGGGCCTTCTCGAACCCCGTCCGCAAGGTGTTCTACAACCTCACGATCACCGGCCTGTCCATCGCGGTGGCCTTCTTCGTCGGCACGATCGAACTGGTCGGCGTCCTGCACGACAAGCTCGGCCTGAGCGACGACGTCACCGGCTGGATCGCGGGCCTGGACCTGGACAACGTCGGCTACGTCATCGTCGGCCTGTTCGTGGTCGTCTGGGCCGCGGCGATCGCCTACTGGCGCCTGGCCAAGGTCGAGGAACGCTGGAGCGCCGGCGCGGCCGACGCCGGCTGA
- a CDS encoding ArsR/SmtB family transcription factor, whose amino-acid sequence MHLVPAERSGQRTIDGHRVCDAIAAVGEPERVRAWADRFTLLSDPGRLSLLLALREAGPIAVSDLAVATGMRDTAVSQALRLLRTAGIVEGDKDGRIVRYRLVDGPISDLLQHCTSREPEADGTPLR is encoded by the coding sequence ATGCATCTCGTCCCCGCGGAACGCTCCGGGCAGCGCACCATCGACGGCCACAGGGTCTGCGATGCCATCGCCGCCGTCGGCGAGCCCGAGCGTGTGCGCGCCTGGGCCGATCGCTTCACTCTGCTCTCCGACCCCGGACGTCTGTCCCTGCTGCTCGCCCTCCGTGAGGCCGGACCCATCGCCGTCTCCGATCTGGCCGTCGCCACCGGTATGCGGGACACCGCGGTCTCCCAGGCCCTGCGCCTACTGCGCACCGCGGGCATCGTCGAGGGCGACAAGGACGGCAGGATCGTCCGCTACCGGCTCGTCGACGGCCCGATCTCCGACTTGCTGCAACACTGCACGTCCCGCGAGCCGGAAGCGGACGGTACGCCGCTCCGCTAG
- a CDS encoding helix-turn-helix domain-containing protein: MMAHGGSAGPDERETAYGTASATGTRLQKPAAGQPGTSAGQRHHFDLGPVRLSLLSPPASPAVVELEARCAASAPRTWHLVFATRGPLVVDRDERLVRLDSGTVMLREPSLCVRLSAETAGPPVRALVLHLPEAALPLPGAVLHDVSGRPAPTRSGPAALLSSFVQGLAAHVPSVDARHTAWWGTAAVSLATAFLDSETAFLHGETDRHPSEPVRPSPAAVPSGPDLLLREIKAYVADHLRDADLSPASIAAANHISLRYLHHLFQRDGLTVGTFLRESRLEHCRADLADPSQAQRSAREIARRWGFSDAAVFNRTFKSAYGVTPGTYRRQRLQR, encoded by the coding sequence ATGATGGCTCACGGCGGTTCGGCCGGCCCGGACGAGCGTGAGACCGCGTACGGCACGGCGTCCGCCACCGGCACTCGCCTTCAAAAGCCCGCCGCCGGACAGCCCGGCACGAGTGCGGGCCAGCGGCACCACTTCGACCTCGGGCCGGTGCGGCTGTCCCTGCTGAGCCCGCCCGCGTCGCCGGCCGTGGTGGAGCTGGAGGCCCGGTGCGCCGCCAGTGCGCCGCGGACCTGGCACCTGGTCTTCGCGACGCGCGGGCCGCTGGTCGTCGACCGTGATGAACGGCTTGTCCGGTTGGACTCCGGCACCGTGATGCTGCGGGAGCCTTCCCTGTGCGTCCGGCTCTCGGCCGAAACCGCCGGTCCCCCGGTCCGGGCGCTGGTCCTGCATCTGCCCGAAGCGGCCTTGCCGCTGCCCGGCGCGGTGTTGCACGACGTGTCCGGGCGTCCCGCGCCGACCCGGTCGGGGCCCGCGGCCCTCCTGTCGTCCTTCGTGCAGGGGCTCGCCGCACACGTGCCGTCCGTCGATGCCCGGCACACCGCGTGGTGGGGCACCGCCGCGGTCAGCCTCGCGACGGCCTTCCTCGACAGCGAGACCGCATTCCTCCACGGCGAGACGGACCGGCACCCGTCCGAACCGGTGCGCCCCTCGCCGGCGGCCGTCCCCTCGGGACCGGACCTGCTGCTGCGCGAGATCAAGGCGTACGTCGCCGACCACTTACGCGACGCCGACCTGTCACCGGCCTCGATCGCCGCCGCCAACCACATCTCGCTGCGCTACCTGCACCACCTCTTCCAGCGGGACGGGCTCACCGTCGGCACGTTCCTGCGCGAAAGCCGCCTGGAACACTGCAGGGCGGACCTGGCCGATCCGTCCCAGGCGCAGCGCAGTGCGCGCGAGATCGCGAGGCGGTGGGGTTTCAGTGACGCCGCGGTGTTCAACCGTACGTTCAAGTCGGCCTACGGGGTGACGCCGGGCACGTACCGCAGGCAGCGATTGCAGCGGTGA